Proteins co-encoded in one Armatimonadota bacterium genomic window:
- a CDS encoding GAF domain-containing protein, whose amino-acid sequence MSLRSSEVEQAQRLARKEAEIAALREISRAISAALDLEATLQLITRTTAEVMKMDSCSIYLLDPAGEWLVLKATTGLAAESIGRARLRFGEGLTGYAAQARTPVYSSDAASDPRFVYVPGTREYAFRSLLAVPLQTAGKVLGAMNVQTTAVHEYGPDEIELLSIIADLAAGAIEKATLYDSMRRQIAELSTLAEVSKTLTAPLYLEEILRLICEMAAGLLDARLCALMLLDEQTGELVLAASHRAGERYQRKPALRAGEGISGLVAATGEPVAVPDVLDDPRFIHKDLARAEGLRALLTVPLRVRDRIIGVFNCYKDRPYQFSRDEISLLSTLANQTALAIENASLVVRSAIVREMHHRVKNNLQTIAMLLRLQLRDGREVSGREVLTETINRILSIAAVHEILSVEGFRLINLRDLLERVTRTVSQTMARPPLQVAITVEGEALFLPSQQATSVALAVTELVQNAMEHAFPERTTGRIRIVLAQTDRDWLLEVTDDGVGLPAGADPLATDNLGLKIVRALVTEDLQGRFDLEGAPGAGTRAVLTIPRVRETGPVR is encoded by the coding sequence ATGAGCCTGAGATCGTCGGAGGTCGAGCAGGCCCAGCGGCTGGCCCGCAAGGAGGCCGAGATCGCCGCGCTGCGGGAGATCAGCCGCGCCATCTCCGCCGCCCTCGACCTGGAGGCGACCCTGCAGCTCATCACCCGCACCACGGCCGAGGTCATGAAGATGGACTCGTGTTCCATCTACCTGCTGGATCCGGCCGGCGAGTGGCTGGTCCTGAAGGCCACCACGGGCCTGGCGGCGGAGTCCATCGGGCGCGCGCGGCTGCGCTTCGGCGAGGGGCTGACGGGCTACGCCGCCCAGGCGCGCACGCCGGTCTACAGCAGCGACGCCGCCAGCGACCCCCGCTTCGTCTACGTCCCCGGCACGCGGGAGTACGCGTTCCGCTCGCTGCTGGCCGTCCCGCTGCAGACCGCCGGCAAGGTGCTGGGTGCCATGAACGTCCAGACCACCGCCGTCCACGAGTACGGGCCCGACGAGATCGAGCTGCTGTCGATCATCGCCGACCTGGCAGCGGGCGCCATCGAGAAGGCCACGCTCTACGACAGCATGCGCCGGCAGATCGCCGAGCTCTCCACCCTGGCGGAGGTCAGCAAGACCCTCACCGCCCCGCTGTACCTGGAGGAGATCCTGCGGCTGATCTGCGAGATGGCCGCCGGACTGCTGGATGCCCGGCTGTGCGCCCTCATGCTGCTGGACGAGCAGACGGGCGAGCTGGTGCTTGCGGCCTCCCACCGGGCGGGCGAGCGCTACCAGCGCAAGCCCGCGCTGCGCGCCGGCGAGGGCATCAGCGGCCTGGTGGCCGCCACGGGCGAGCCCGTCGCGGTCCCCGACGTGCTGGACGACCCGCGCTTTATCCACAAGGACCTGGCCCGCGCCGAGGGGCTACGGGCCCTGCTGACCGTGCCGCTGCGCGTGCGCGATCGCATCATCGGCGTCTTCAACTGCTACAAGGATCGCCCCTACCAGTTCAGCCGCGACGAGATCTCGCTGCTGTCCACCCTGGCGAACCAGACGGCGCTGGCCATCGAGAACGCATCGCTCGTGGTGCGCTCGGCCATCGTCCGGGAGATGCACCACCGGGTCAAGAACAACCTGCAGACCATCGCCATGCTGCTGCGCCTGCAGCTGCGCGACGGCCGCGAGGTCTCGGGGCGCGAGGTGCTCACCGAGACGATCAACCGCATCTTGAGCATCGCCGCGGTGCACGAGATCCTCTCGGTCGAAGGCTTCCGGCTCATCAACCTCCGCGACCTGCTCGAGCGCGTGACCCGGACCGTGAGCCAGACCATGGCCCGGCCGCCGTTGCAGGTGGCCATCACCGTCGAGGGCGAAGCCCTGTTCCTGCCCTCGCAGCAGGCGACGTCGGTGGCCCTGGCGGTCACCGAGCTGGTGCAGAACGCCATGGAGCACGCCTTCCCCGAGCGGACGACGGGCCGCATCCGCATCGTGCTGGCCCAGACCGACCGCGACTGGCTGCTGGAAGTGACCGACGACGGCGTGGGCCTGCCGGCTGGCGCCGACCCCCTGGCCACCGACAACCTGGGGCTGAAGATCGTGCGCGCCCTGGTCACCGAGGACCTGCAGGGGCGCTTCGACCTGGAGGGCGCACCCGGCGCTGGCACCCGGGCGGTGCTGACCATCCCCCGGGTGCGCGAGACGGGCCCGGTGCGGTGA
- a CDS encoding endonuclease Q family protein, translated as MRIIADLHLHSRYSRATSRDMDVENMARWARLKGITLLGTGDFTHPVWLRELRAKLRPTDRGLYTHGGAHFMLTVEVSNVYPAGGRLRKIHNIILAPSFEVVDRINAVLGRFGNLLADGRPTLTLPSDRLVEYVMEISPDCLVIPAHAWTPWFSLYGSHSGFDSIAECFGDQLRHIAAVETGLSSDPPMNWRLSELDRVVLVSNSDAHSPAKLGREANVFACELDYFEIVRVLREKDTARFLYTIEFFPEEGKYHYDGHRACNRRMTPKETRASGGRCPVCGKPPTVGVLHRVEVLADREEGFVPEGAIPYRNLIPLEEIIAEAMGAQPGTVAVREAYSTLCQEFGGEFAVLLDVPVAEVERVTTARVAEGLRRVREGRVTIAPGYDGVFGTISIFADSAPSGGAGAVPVRTPEPAQTSLF; from the coding sequence GTGCGGATCATTGCCGACCTGCACCTGCACTCGCGGTACAGCCGGGCGACCAGCCGGGACATGGACGTGGAGAACATGGCCCGGTGGGCCAGGCTGAAGGGGATCACGCTGCTGGGCACCGGCGACTTCACGCACCCGGTCTGGCTGCGGGAGCTGCGGGCGAAGTTGCGCCCCACCGACCGCGGGCTGTACACCCACGGCGGCGCGCACTTCATGCTCACCGTCGAGGTCTCCAACGTCTACCCGGCCGGAGGACGGCTGCGCAAGATCCACAACATCATCCTGGCGCCGTCGTTCGAGGTGGTGGACCGCATCAACGCCGTCCTCGGGCGGTTCGGCAACCTGCTGGCCGACGGGCGTCCGACCCTCACCCTGCCCAGCGATCGCCTGGTCGAGTACGTCATGGAGATCTCGCCCGACTGCCTGGTCATCCCCGCGCACGCGTGGACGCCGTGGTTCTCCCTGTACGGCAGCCACTCTGGCTTCGACTCCATCGCCGAGTGCTTCGGCGACCAGCTGCGACACATCGCGGCCGTCGAGACCGGCCTGTCCAGCGACCCGCCCATGAACTGGCGCCTCTCGGAGCTCGACCGGGTGGTGCTGGTGAGCAACTCCGACGCCCACTCGCCGGCGAAGTTGGGCCGCGAGGCCAACGTCTTCGCCTGCGAGCTCGACTACTTCGAGATCGTGCGGGTGCTGCGCGAGAAGGACACGGCGCGCTTCCTGTACACCATCGAGTTCTTCCCCGAAGAGGGGAAGTACCACTACGACGGGCATCGCGCGTGCAACCGGCGCATGACGCCGAAGGAGACGCGGGCCTCTGGCGGCCGGTGCCCCGTGTGCGGCAAGCCGCCCACGGTGGGGGTGCTGCACCGCGTGGAGGTCCTGGCCGACCGCGAGGAGGGGTTCGTGCCCGAGGGGGCGATCCCGTACCGGAACCTGATCCCGCTGGAGGAGATCATCGCGGAGGCCATGGGCGCCCAGCCCGGCACGGTGGCGGTGCGGGAAGCGTACTCCACGCTCTGTCAGGAGTTCGGCGGGGAGTTCGCCGTCCTCCTGGACGTGCCCGTCGCCGAGGTCGAGCGCGTGACGACGGCGCGGGTTGCGGAGGGGCTGCGCCGTGTCCGCGAAGGGCGGGTGACGATCGCGCCGGGCTACGACGGCGTCTTTGGCACCATCAGCATCTTCGCCGACAGCGCGCCCTCAGGCGGAGCAGGGGCTGTGCCCGTCCGGACCCCCGAGCCCGCCCAGACCAGCCTGTTCTGA
- a CDS encoding response regulator — MPPLRVLIADDEALIRMGLRAMLTEAGYQVVGEAGDGRRTLDLIRKLDPDLVFLDIKMPPPDGLAVAEQVMAAAPRPIILLTAYGDRDYIERARAAGVMAYLVKPIKEADLVPTIELALQHFRTQGALADEIRSLEDALQTRKLVERAKGVLMEREGLSEVDAFRRIQRASRDERRPMKVIAQEILEGKR; from the coding sequence ATGCCGCCGCTGCGGGTCCTGATCGCCGACGACGAGGCCCTGATCCGCATGGGCCTGCGGGCCATGCTCACCGAGGCGGGCTACCAGGTCGTCGGTGAGGCGGGCGACGGGCGGCGCACGTTGGACCTCATCCGCAAGCTGGACCCCGACCTGGTCTTCCTGGACATCAAGATGCCGCCGCCCGATGGGCTCGCCGTCGCCGAGCAGGTCATGGCCGCGGCGCCGCGCCCGATCATCCTGCTGACGGCCTACGGCGACCGCGACTACATCGAGCGCGCCCGGGCGGCGGGCGTGATGGCGTACCTGGTCAAGCCCATCAAGGAGGCCGACCTGGTGCCCACCATCGAGCTGGCCCTGCAGCACTTCCGCACGCAGGGGGCGCTGGCCGACGAGATCCGCAGCCTCGAGGACGCCCTGCAGACGCGCAAGCTGGTGGAGCGGGCCAAGGGCGTGCTGATGGAGCGCGAGGGCCTCTCGGAGGTCGACGCGTTCCGCCGCATCCAGCGGGCCAGCCGCGACGAGCGGCGGCCCATGAAGGTCATCGCGCAGGAGATCCTGGAGGGGAAGCGCTAG
- a CDS encoding NAD(P)/FAD-dependent oxidoreductase, translating to MRCDVLVVGAGPGGASAARAAALAGLRVVVLEAHRQVGCPTHCTGKLSVHAFRRFALPVALAQTALRAAVLCAPDGGTAVVRRAAIDSYVVDRAVFDRFLADRAAAAGAEVITEARARLVERTGGRLRVVADRPRGRLTIDAVVVIDAEGAHPVLPAQLGLRLRRRLVHGLQYEVEGARIDADDTPELYFGADVAPGFFGWLMPIGGDRGRLGVAIDPRLTARSPAYYLERLRAEHPLAARRLRGARIVRRLAGRIPVLGPRRPSYVPGMLVVGDAAGHVKATSGGGIYFAMLAGELAARAAADVVAGGAVAAGALAGYERAWQAAFGREVRFTSIVRAALNRLPDRHLNMAIRALATDAGLRRAVEEHGDTQYQSRLLRPVLGAVLRAGVRDVRLTPTVAAALGAAALALWRDGARGDGALADRAPRDGRFLSSPPRRPES from the coding sequence GTGCGTTGCGACGTCCTGGTGGTCGGGGCCGGGCCCGGCGGTGCCAGCGCGGCCCGTGCCGCTGCGCTGGCCGGGCTGCGCGTGGTGGTGCTGGAAGCGCACCGCCAGGTCGGGTGCCCCACCCACTGCACCGGCAAACTGTCGGTCCATGCGTTCCGCCGGTTCGCGCTGCCGGTCGCGCTCGCGCAGACCGCGCTGCGGGCGGCGGTCCTGTGCGCCCCCGACGGCGGCACGGCCGTGGTGCGGCGCGCGGCGATCGACTCGTACGTGGTCGACCGGGCCGTGTTCGACCGCTTCCTGGCCGACCGTGCGGCCGCCGCCGGCGCCGAGGTGATCACGGAGGCCAGAGCGCGCCTGGTCGAGCGGACCGGCGGGCGGCTGCGTGTGGTGGCCGACCGGCCGCGGGGGCGGCTGACGATCGACGCGGTCGTGGTGATCGACGCCGAGGGGGCCCATCCCGTGTTGCCGGCCCAGCTCGGGCTGCGCCTGCGCCGCCGGCTCGTGCACGGCCTGCAGTACGAGGTGGAGGGCGCGCGCATCGACGCCGACGATACCCCGGAGCTCTACTTCGGTGCCGACGTGGCGCCTGGTTTCTTCGGCTGGCTGATGCCGATCGGCGGGGACCGCGGACGGCTGGGGGTGGCCATCGATCCCCGGCTCACCGCCCGGTCGCCCGCGTACTACCTCGAGCGGCTGCGGGCGGAGCACCCGCTGGCCGCGCGCCGCCTGCGAGGCGCCCGCATCGTCCGCCGCCTGGCCGGCCGGATCCCGGTGCTCGGCCCGCGCCGGCCCTCTTACGTGCCGGGCATGCTGGTCGTCGGGGACGCTGCGGGACACGTCAAGGCGACGAGCGGGGGCGGCATCTACTTCGCCATGCTGGCCGGCGAACTGGCCGCGCGGGCGGCCGCAGACGTGGTCGCGGGTGGGGCGGTCGCCGCCGGCGCGCTGGCCGGCTACGAGCGCGCCTGGCAGGCGGCGTTCGGGCGCGAGGTGCGGTTCACGTCGATCGTCCGCGCAGCCCTGAACCGCCTCCCCGACCGCCACCTGAACATGGCGATTCGCGCGCTGGCCACCGACGCCGGCCTGCGCCGGGCGGTGGAGGAGCACGGCGACACGCAGTACCAGTCCCGCCTGCTGCGCCCGGTGCTGGGGGCGGTGCTGCGCGCCGGGGTACGCGACGTCCGCCTGACCCCGACGGTGGCGGCGGCCCTGGGCGCGGCAGCGCTCGCGTTGTGGCGCGACGGCGCACGTGGCGATGGCGCCCTTGCCGACAGGGCCCCGCGCGATGGACGGTTCCTGTCGTCCCCACCGCGTCGGCCGGAGTCGTGA
- a CDS encoding DUF192 domain-containing protein, whose protein sequence is MPAPRASAAAAPAARSTARRRVAATLVVAAIGTAALWGLREPSVPAGPQPRFGRGTLVFVQDGRRVRLAVEIADTPEARAQGLMYRRHLDEDAGMLFVFDEDARWGFWMKNTFIPLSIGFLDRSWRLLEILDMAVAADPERGPWPIYEPARPYRYAVEVNQGYFLRRGITPGARAELVVHN, encoded by the coding sequence ATGCCCGCACCCCGGGCGTCCGCAGCCGCCGCGCCCGCGGCCCGCAGCACCGCACGCCGCCGCGTGGCCGCGACGCTCGTCGTCGCCGCCATCGGCACTGCGGCGCTGTGGGGGCTGCGCGAGCCCTCCGTGCCCGCCGGTCCGCAGCCACGGTTTGGCCGCGGCACCCTGGTGTTCGTTCAGGACGGGCGGCGCGTGCGCCTGGCGGTCGAGATCGCCGACACGCCCGAAGCCCGCGCCCAGGGCTTGATGTACCGGCGGCACCTGGACGAAGACGCGGGGATGCTGTTCGTCTTCGACGAGGACGCCCGGTGGGGCTTTTGGATGAAGAACACGTTCATCCCGCTGTCCATCGGGTTCCTCGATCGCTCCTGGCGGCTGCTGGAGATCCTGGACATGGCGGTGGCGGCCGATCCGGAGCGCGGGCCATGGCCGATCTACGAGCCCGCACGCCCCTACCGGTACGCGGTGGAGGTCAACCAGGGCTACTTCCTCCGCCGGGGGATCACGCCCGGCGCGCGGGCCGAACTGGTGGTGCACAACTAG
- the hemH gene encoding ferrochelatase produces MSPSAVLLMAYGTPASLADVPAYYTHIRQGRPPTPEQVAHLVARYEAIGGTSPLLAITQEVATALAARLALPVYVGMKHWHPFIADVVAQMHRDGVARAAAIVLAPHYSRMSVGVYLATAQEAAARCGGPALVPVEAWHLHPGLVATLADRVRAAQAGLSARAHVLFTAHSLPKRILAWGDPYPGQLVASARAVAAAAGVGRWSFAFQSASATGEPWLGPDVLEALRDLHAAGVSEVVVCPIGFVADHLEVLYDLDVEAAALARELGVRLVRTASLNWSPPFIDVLADLAATALGLRYPAAHR; encoded by the coding sequence ATGAGTCCCTCGGCCGTCCTGCTGATGGCATACGGGACGCCGGCATCGCTGGCCGACGTGCCCGCGTACTACACCCACATCCGCCAGGGACGCCCGCCGACGCCCGAGCAGGTGGCGCACCTGGTGGCGCGCTACGAGGCCATCGGCGGCACCTCGCCGCTGCTGGCCATCACCCAGGAGGTCGCCACGGCGCTGGCTGCGCGCTTGGCCCTGCCCGTGTACGTCGGCATGAAGCACTGGCACCCATTCATCGCCGACGTGGTGGCGCAGATGCACCGCGACGGCGTCGCCCGGGCCGCGGCGATCGTCCTGGCGCCCCACTACTCGCGCATGAGCGTGGGCGTCTACCTCGCCACGGCGCAGGAGGCGGCGGCCCGGTGCGGCGGGCCCGCGCTCGTGCCCGTGGAGGCGTGGCACCTGCACCCCGGGCTGGTGGCCACCCTGGCCGACCGTGTGCGGGCCGCGCAGGCCGGGCTGTCCGCCCGCGCTCATGTGCTCTTCACCGCGCACAGCCTGCCCAAGCGCATCCTCGCGTGGGGTGATCCGTACCCGGGGCAGCTCGTTGCCTCGGCGCGCGCCGTGGCGGCGGCCGCGGGCGTGGGGCGGTGGTCGTTCGCCTTCCAGAGCGCCAGCGCCACCGGCGAGCCGTGGCTGGGCCCTGACGTGCTCGAGGCCCTCCGCGACCTGCACGCCGCGGGCGTCAGCGAGGTGGTCGTCTGCCCCATCGGCTTCGTCGCCGACCACCTCGAGGTGCTCTACGACCTCGACGTCGAGGCCGCGGCCCTGGCGCGCGAGCTGGGCGTGCGCCTAGTGCGCACGGCCTCGCTGAACTGGTCGCCGCCGTTCATCGACGTGCTGGCCGACCTCGCCGCGACTGCCCTCGGCCTGCGCTACCCTGCCGCCCATCGGTGA
- a CDS encoding MBL fold metallo-hydrolase produces MSALTEYQIGDRVFVWTFGEDTIQAAYGTNCAAVVGSEGVVLVDPLIAPAHAREVEAALRAHTAAPVRAVVLTHHHTDHTLGAALFARQGAAVIAHQACRERILAEHPALLAERRARPELADLFADAEVVAPLVTFEQTLTVHPGGLEVEVWHPGWVHTPGDAFVYVPAERVAIAGDLLFNGYHYNYEHARLDQLRRGLDALRALDADVFVPGHGPVAGAEVIDLQAAYHDAVEAVVRDGLAAGWTDEGIVEALRTRFPGYRLEVVLPTAVARLRAHLAR; encoded by the coding sequence ATGAGCGCATTGACGGAGTACCAGATCGGTGACCGGGTGTTCGTCTGGACGTTCGGGGAGGACACGATCCAGGCCGCGTACGGGACCAACTGCGCCGCGGTCGTCGGCAGCGAGGGCGTGGTGCTGGTCGATCCGCTGATCGCGCCGGCGCACGCCCGCGAGGTCGAAGCCGCGCTGCGGGCGCACACGGCGGCGCCGGTGCGGGCGGTGGTGCTGACGCACCACCATACCGACCACACGCTGGGCGCCGCGCTGTTCGCGCGTCAGGGCGCGGCGGTCATCGCCCACCAGGCCTGCCGCGAGCGCATCCTGGCCGAACACCCGGCCCTGCTCGCCGAGCGGCGGGCCCGTCCGGAGCTCGCCGACCTGTTCGCCGACGCCGAGGTGGTGGCCCCGCTGGTCACCTTCGAGCAGACGCTGACGGTGCACCCCGGCGGGCTCGAGGTCGAGGTGTGGCACCCGGGATGGGTGCACACGCCCGGCGACGCCTTCGTCTACGTGCCGGCCGAGCGCGTGGCCATCGCGGGCGACCTGCTCTTCAACGGCTACCACTACAACTACGAGCACGCGCGGCTGGACCAGCTGCGGCGCGGGCTCGACGCGCTGCGCGCCCTGGACGCCGACGTCTTCGTCCCGGGGCACGGTCCCGTCGCCGGGGCCGAGGTGATCGACCTGCAGGCCGCCTACCACGACGCGGTGGAGGCGGTGGTGCGCGACGGCCTGGCCGCAGGCTGGACGGACGAGGGCATCGTCGAGGCGCTGCGCACACGGTTCCCGGGCTACCGGCTCGAGGTCGTGCTGCCCACGGCGGTGGCCCGGCTGCGCGCGCACCTGGCCCGCTAG
- a CDS encoding metal ABC transporter ATP-binding protein, translating into MSTPERPGLVGPRERRRPPARGTPVVEVAGVCFAYDGQRVLDDITLTVAAGDFLGIIGPNGSGKTTLVKIVLGLLRPQCGTVRLFGTEIARFRQWSRIGYVPQRVVGLEARVPATVAEVVASGRAARAGVGRRFSPADQRAVVQALETVGLAALRDRPIGALSAGQQQRAFIARALASEPDLLVLDEPLVGVDADAQAHFYALLRHLHRDLGVTLVMVSHDVGVIASEVTTLACLNGVLVYHGAPAGFLESDALRAVYRTGVRVVSHVH; encoded by the coding sequence ATGAGCACACCCGAGCGCCCCGGCCTCGTCGGCCCGCGGGAGCGGCGGCGGCCACCGGCGCGGGGCACCCCCGTCGTGGAAGTGGCGGGCGTCTGCTTCGCCTACGACGGGCAGCGCGTGCTGGACGACATCACCCTCACCGTCGCCGCCGGGGACTTCCTGGGCATCATCGGCCCGAACGGGTCGGGCAAGACCACCCTGGTCAAGATCGTGCTGGGCCTGCTGCGGCCCCAGTGCGGGACGGTGCGGCTGTTTGGGACCGAGATCGCGCGGTTTCGGCAGTGGAGCCGGATCGGCTACGTCCCGCAGCGCGTCGTCGGCCTGGAGGCGCGCGTCCCGGCCACGGTGGCGGAAGTCGTCGCCAGCGGTCGGGCCGCGCGGGCCGGGGTCGGACGTCGGTTCTCGCCCGCCGACCAGCGCGCCGTGGTGCAGGCGCTGGAGACGGTGGGGCTGGCCGCGCTGCGCGATCGACCCATCGGAGCGCTCTCCGCCGGCCAGCAGCAGCGGGCGTTCATCGCCCGTGCGCTGGCCAGCGAGCCCGACCTGCTGGTGCTGGACGAGCCGCTCGTGGGCGTGGACGCCGACGCCCAGGCGCACTTCTACGCGCTGCTCCGCCACCTCCACCGCGACCTCGGGGTGACGCTCGTCATGGTGTCCCACGACGTGGGGGTGATCGCCTCGGAGGTGACGACGCTGGCCTGCCTCAATGGGGTGCTGGTCTACCACGGCGCGCCCGCAGGCTTCCTCGAGAGCGACGCCCTGCGCGCCGTCTACCGCACCGGCGTGCGCGTGGTCTCCCACGTGCACTGA
- a CDS encoding R3H domain-containing nucleic acid-binding protein, with product MTARRIQITDDLHLLLAVLPPELRAALERRPDLDQLLEVVLDLGRRPEARFPSEALYLSEDFVTREMLQYVTERVGAFGKDNRAGIERTLHRISAIRNRRGEIIGLTCRVGRAVFGTVDIIRDVIESGRSILLLGRPGVGKTTLLREAARVLADELRKRVVIVDTSNEIAGDGDIPHPGIGAARRMQVPVPTLQHAVMIEAVENHMPEVIVIDEIGTEAEALAARTIAERGVQLIATAHGNTLDNLLQNPTLSDLVGGIQAVTLSDEEARRRGTQKTVLERKAPPTFDVVIEIQDKDRLAVHHDVATVVDRYLRGVAPRPELRVRTEGGQVEISASPAPTPRWAPEGPFAPAPAEDARRPGHRALRIYPYAVSRNRLERAIRELGVPAFVAESLAEADLVLTLKSQEKRQPRRLHDAAGRGVPVHVLRSNTVSQIQEFLREVFEIEEGAAEHEAALTEVERAIAAVLESAKPVELAPQNAYIRRLQHQLVQRYGLASESKGEEPFRRVVIFPK from the coding sequence GTGACCGCCAGGCGCATCCAGATCACCGATGACCTGCACCTGCTGCTGGCGGTCCTGCCGCCGGAACTCCGCGCGGCGCTGGAACGCCGGCCTGACCTCGACCAGCTGCTGGAGGTCGTGCTCGACCTCGGCCGCCGGCCCGAGGCCCGGTTCCCCAGCGAGGCGCTCTACCTCAGCGAGGACTTCGTGACCCGCGAGATGCTCCAGTACGTCACCGAGCGGGTGGGCGCGTTCGGCAAGGACAACCGGGCGGGCATCGAGCGCACCCTGCACCGCATCAGCGCCATCCGGAACCGCCGCGGGGAGATCATCGGCCTGACCTGCCGCGTGGGGCGCGCGGTCTTCGGCACCGTCGACATCATCCGCGACGTCATCGAGTCGGGGCGCTCCATCCTGCTGCTGGGGCGGCCGGGCGTGGGGAAGACGACGCTCCTGCGCGAGGCCGCCCGGGTGCTGGCCGACGAGCTGCGCAAGCGCGTCGTGATCGTCGACACGTCCAACGAGATCGCCGGCGACGGCGACATCCCCCATCCGGGGATCGGCGCGGCGCGCCGGATGCAGGTGCCGGTGCCCACGCTCCAGCACGCGGTGATGATCGAGGCCGTGGAGAACCACATGCCCGAGGTGATCGTCATCGACGAGATCGGCACCGAGGCCGAGGCGCTGGCCGCCCGCACCATCGCCGAACGCGGCGTGCAGCTCATCGCGACGGCCCACGGCAACACCCTGGACAACCTCCTGCAGAACCCCACCCTCTCCGACCTGGTGGGGGGCATCCAGGCCGTGACCCTCTCCGACGAGGAAGCCCGCCGGCGCGGCACGCAGAAGACCGTGCTGGAGCGCAAGGCCCCGCCGACCTTCGACGTCGTCATCGAGATCCAGGACAAGGACCGGCTGGCGGTGCACCACGACGTCGCCACCGTCGTCGACCGCTACCTGCGGGGCGTGGCGCCCCGCCCCGAGCTGCGGGTGCGCACCGAGGGCGGTCAGGTGGAGATCTCGGCGTCGCCCGCGCCCACCCCGCGCTGGGCGCCCGAAGGTCCGTTCGCCCCGGCTCCGGCCGAGGACGCCAGGCGGCCCGGCCACCGCGCGCTGCGCATCTACCCGTACGCGGTCAGCCGCAACCGCCTGGAGCGGGCGATCCGGGAGCTGGGGGTGCCGGCCTTCGTCGCCGAGTCGCTGGCCGAGGCCGATCTGGTCCTGACCCTCAAGTCGCAGGAGAAGCGCCAGCCCCGGCGCCTGCACGACGCCGCCGGCCGCGGTGTGCCCGTCCACGTACTGCGCAGCAACACGGTGAGCCAGATCCAGGAGTTCTTGCGCGAGGTGTTCGAGATCGAGGAGGGGGCCGCCGAGCACGAGGCCGCGTTGACCGAGGTCGAACGGGCGATCGCCGCCGTCCTCGAGTCGGCCAAGCCGGTGGAACTCGCCCCGCAGAACGCGTACATCCGCCGCCTGCAGCACCAGCTCGTCCAGCGCTACGGCCTCGCGTCGGAGAGCAAGGGCGAGGAGCCGTTCCGGCGCGTGGTGATCTTCCCCAAGTAA
- a CDS encoding metal ABC transporter permease — MPEVLQHAFMQRALLAGVIVAVVCPLIGVFLVLRRLALIADTLAHLALAGVALGLFAGAPPLAGALIVAVAGGVGIEALRTRGHLSGEAALAVFLSGGLAVAIVLISLARGFTVDLFGYLFGSIATVQPADLRVMAGLGAATAAVVLVLYKDFFAVTLDEEAARTSGMPVGALNTLLTVLTALVVVLSMRVVGILLVSALLVVPALAAMRVATSFRGTVVAAVAFALAAVLLGLVAAFYLDLAAGGAIVLVALGLFGAASLVGRRRGEGAPPSASPPGSPAR; from the coding sequence ATGCCCGAGGTGCTCCAGCACGCCTTCATGCAGCGGGCCCTGCTGGCCGGCGTGATCGTGGCCGTGGTCTGCCCGCTCATCGGGGTCTTCCTGGTCCTGCGGCGGCTCGCACTGATCGCCGACACCCTGGCGCACCTCGCCCTGGCCGGCGTGGCCCTGGGGCTGTTCGCCGGCGCGCCGCCGCTGGCCGGCGCGCTGATCGTGGCCGTGGCGGGCGGGGTCGGCATCGAGGCGTTGCGCACGCGCGGCCACCTGTCCGGGGAGGCTGCCCTGGCCGTGTTCCTCTCGGGCGGGCTCGCGGTGGCCATCGTGCTGATCAGCCTGGCCCGGGGCTTCACCGTTGACCTGTTCGGGTACCTGTTCGGCAGCATCGCCACCGTGCAGCCCGCCGACCTGCGGGTGATGGCCGGGCTGGGCGCCGCGACGGCGGCCGTGGTGCTGGTGCTCTACAAGGACTTCTTCGCGGTCACGCTCGACGAGGAGGCCGCCCGCACCAGCGGCATGCCCGTCGGTGCGCTCAACACCCTGCTCACGGTGCTGACGGCGCTGGTGGTCGTGCTGTCCATGCGGGTCGTGGGCATCCTGCTGGTGAGCGCGCTGCTGGTCGTCCCCGCGCTGGCGGCCATGCGGGTGGCCACGTCGTTCCGCGGCACGGTGGTGGCCGCGGTGGCCTTCGCCCTGGCCGCGGTGCTGCTGGGCCTGGTGGCGGCCTTCTACCTCGACCTGGCCGCCGGCGGGGCGATCGTGCTGGTGGCCCTGGGGCTGTTCGGTGCGGCGTCGCTCGTGGGGCGCCGGCGAGGCGAGGGCGCGCCCCCTAGCGCTTCCCCTCCAGGATCTCCTGCGCGATGA